A genomic stretch from Candidatus Tanganyikabacteria bacterium includes:
- a CDS encoding response regulator transcription factor has protein sequence MATIWILDDDPEQLDLLAFVLRRDGFDAAGFESGSSLLAALAERTPDLLILDLVLPGVGGLEILERVRAMPAMGAIPIIMLTASSQMADRYRSLAAGCDDFLTKPVDHLELVLRVKTRLRAATAPSGAPPAGAADGAGSPDPMLEVWPVVLDMRLHQVIVGERRARLTPSEFAVLRYLMERPGEPVSVETLLVAALDYPPRLGSPETVRNHLRNLRSKVESDPANPRLIVNVPRIGYMFTPGA, from the coding sequence GCCACGATCTGGATCCTCGACGACGATCCCGAGCAGCTCGATCTCCTGGCGTTCGTGCTGCGGCGGGACGGGTTCGACGCGGCGGGTTTCGAGAGCGGCTCTTCCCTGCTGGCGGCCCTCGCCGAGCGGACCCCCGACCTCCTGATCCTGGATCTGGTGCTGCCGGGCGTCGGCGGCCTCGAGATCCTCGAGCGCGTGCGGGCGATGCCGGCCATGGGCGCCATTCCCATCATCATGCTCACGGCGAGCAGCCAGATGGCCGACCGCTACCGCAGCCTGGCCGCGGGTTGCGACGATTTCCTGACCAAGCCGGTGGACCACCTGGAGCTCGTCTTGCGGGTCAAGACGCGGCTGCGAGCCGCGACGGCCCCGTCCGGCGCACCCCCTGCCGGCGCGGCGGACGGAGCGGGTTCCCCGGACCCGATGCTCGAGGTCTGGCCGGTCGTGCTCGACATGCGGCTGCACCAGGTGATCGTCGGGGAGCGGCGGGCGCGCCTCACGCCCTCGGAGTTCGCGGTCCTGCGGTATCTGATGGAGCGGCCCGGCGAGCCGGTGTCGGTCGAGACGCTCCTGGTGGCGGCCCTGGACTACCCGCCCAGGTTGGGAAGCCCGGAGACGGTGCGCAACCATCTGCGCAACCTGCGGTCGAAAGTGGAATCCGACCCGGCCAATCCCCGGCTCATCGTCAACGTGCCGCGGATCGGCTACATGTTCACGCCTGGCGCCTGA